The Brassica napus cultivar Da-Ae chromosome C7, Da-Ae, whole genome shotgun sequence genome has a segment encoding these proteins:
- the LOC106408485 gene encoding uncharacterized protein LOC106408485 has product MPSLPNEFIPYTDNTMNQNDFVPIQINRNETRTVRSTFVTSGNTNHANLFSPSPPFTSSYHASQVYSSTITFNSSRMAYQRRNNMISAVRMPQISGFVNPQFSPVLATPTIPNMYHHATVPTNNMVSSQNGHGRGNRVITSGQTIRNHSPNVFGNATPTISNLNDDVMVPTNNMVTSQNGHERVITSDPTINPPNVFNNQRETFYPEPIDYTKVDTSDEGGENKYQTHGIPNENYGSYMCPKCHSRFDISPIISAARMGLVHSSNETKEENEKGPCERTKKRYREQSHPEVNGKARKIESEDKVPEESCGSKTN; this is encoded by the coding sequence ATGCCTTCACTACCAAATGAGTTCATCCCTTATACTGATAATACCATGAACCAAAATGATTTTGTTCCCATCCAGATTAACCGAAATGAGACCCGAACGGTTCGATCAACGTTCGTTACTTCTGGAAACACAAACCATGCCAATTTGTTTTCTCCATCTCCACCTTTTACTTCTTCTTACCATGCTTCACAAGTCTATTCATCTACCATAACATTTAACAGTTCACGCATGGCTTATCAGCGGAGAAATAACATGATTTCTGCTGTGAGAATGCCTCAAATCTCAGGATTTGTTAACCCTCAATTTTCTCCAGTTTTGGCCACTCCAACCATCCCAAACATGTATCATCATGCTACTGTCCCGACCAATAATATGGTCAGTAGCCAAAATGGTCATGGCCGTGGCAACCGTGTCATAACTTCTGGTCAAACCATTAGGAATCACTCTCCAAATGTTTTTGGTAACGCCACTCCAACTATCTCAAACCTGAATGATGATGTTATGGTTCCGACCAATAATATGGTCACTAGCCAAAATGGTCATGAACGTGTCATAACTTCTGATCCAACCATTAACCCTCCAAATGTTTTTAATAACCAACGGGAAACCTTTTACCCTGAACCTATCGATTACACCAAAGTCGACACAAGTGACGAAGGTGGTGAAAACAAGTATCAAACCCATGGCATACCAAATGAAAATTACGGTTCATATATGTGTCCCAAGTGTCACAGTCGGTTTGATATTTCACCAATAATATCAGCTGCACGCATGGGGTTAGTTCATTCTAGCAATGAGACTAAAGAGGAAAACGAGAAAGGACCTTGTGAAAGAACTAAAAAAAGGTATCGTGAACAAAGTCATCCAGAAGTCAATGGTAAAGCTCGGAAGATCGAATCGGAGGACAAAGTTCCAGAAGAGAGCTGTGGCTCTAAAACTAATTAA